In Fusarium oxysporum Fo47 chromosome XI, complete sequence, the following are encoded in one genomic region:
- a CDS encoding trypsin: MVKFASVVALVAPLAAAAPQEIPNIVGGTSASAGDFPFIVSISRNGGPWCGGSLLNANTVLTAAHCVSGYAQSGFQIRAGSLSRTSGGVTSSLSSVRVHPSYSGNNNDLAILKLSTSIPSGGNIGYARLAASGSDPVAGSSATVAGWGATSEGGSSTPVNLLKVTVPIVSRATCRAQYGTSAITNQMFCAGVSSGGKDSCQGDSGGPIVDSSKTLIGAVSWGNGCARPNYSGVYASVGALRSFIDTYA, from the exons atGGTCAAGTTCGCTTCCGTCGTTGCACTTGTTGCTCCCCTGGCTGCTGCCGCTCCTCAGGAGATCCCCAACATCGTTGGCGGCACTTCTGCCAGCGCTGGCGACTTCCCCTTCATCGTGAGCATCAGCCGCAACGGTGGCCCCTGGTGTGGAGGTTCTCTCCTCAACGCCAACACCGTCTTGACTGCTGCCCACTGCGTTTCCGGATACGCTCAGAGCGGTTTCCAGATTCGTGCTGGCAGTCTG TCTCGCACTTCTGGTGGTGTTACCTCGTCGCTTTCCTCCGTCAGAGTTCACCCTAGCTACAGCGGAAACAACAACGATCTTGCTATTCTGAAGCTCTCTACTTCCATCCCCTCCGGTGGAAACATCGGCTATGCTCGCCTGGCTGCTTCCGGCTCTGACCCTGTCGCTGGATCTTCTGCCACAGTTGCTGGCTG GGGCGCTACCTCTGAGGGCGGCAGCTCTACTCCCGTCAACCTTCTGAAGGTTACTGTCCCTATCGTCTCTCGTGCTACCTGCCGAGCTCAGTACGGCACCTccgccatcaccaaccagaTGTTCTGTGCTGGTGTTTCTTCCGGTGGCAAGGACTCTTGCCAGGGTGACAGCGGCGGCCCCATCGTCGACAGCTCCAAGACTCTCATCGGTGCTGTCTCTTGGGGTAACGGATGTGCCCGACCCAACTACTCTGGTGTCTATGCCAGCGTTGGTGCTCTCCGCTCTTTCATTGACACCTACGCTTAA
- a CDS encoding general substrate transporter, translating to MRYFHRTLMAAFIVSQSQLSGASVIQNFQNTFYAILGITGRQSLLVSGIYGFMGVIGTIIYLGIVADRWPRARTLWTGSLALSVSIAICMALSATYGQAGESNMAGARASITFIFIYSATFAIFFNTMIWVVPSELFPTFLRSKGTAFAVSSKSVVAIVLSQITPLALAEVSWRFYALFIACNTAASVLYFFFLPETGGKTLEEISELFGDAVAVGMHANIKKLDATSVVHAEGSEPRK from the coding sequence ATGCGATACTTCCACCGCACGCTCATGGCGGCTTTCATCGTCTCTCAGTCCCAGCTCTCAGGCGCCTCTGTCATACAGAACTTCCAGAACACATTCTATGCCATCCTTGGTATCACCGGTCGACAGTCGCTCTTGGTATCTGGTATCTACGGTTTCATGGGTGTTATCGGAACCATCATCTACTTGGGCATCGTTGCAGACAGATGGCCTCGTGCTCGAACATTGTGGACTGGCTCGCTCGCCTTGTCCGTCTCCATCGCTATCTGTATGGCTTTGAGTGCCACCTATGGTCAGGCTGGAGAGAGTAACATGGCTGGAGCAAGAGCAAGTATcactttcatcttcatctacTCTGCGACCTTTGcaatcttcttcaacacaaTGATCTGGGTTGTCCCATCAGAGCTGTTCCCAACATTCCTTCGATCAAAGGGCACAGCCTTCGCCGTGTCATCCAAGTCCGTCGTCGCTATCGTTCTTAGTCAGATTACTCCTTTGGCGCTCGCAGAGGTCAGCTGGAGGTTCTATGCTCTCTTTATTGCCTGTAACACTGCCGCCTCTGTCTtgtacttcttcttcctgccCGAGACTGGTGGTAAAACCTTGGAGGAAATTTCAGAGCtctttggtgatgctgtGGCGGTGGGTATGCATGCCAATATTAAGAAGCTTGATGCTACCAGTGTTGTTCATGCTGAAGGCAGCGAGCCTCGCAAGTAG